In a single window of the Bacillus mycoides genome:
- the xerD gene encoding site-specific tyrosine recombinase XerD, with amino-acid sequence MEDQLKDFIHYMIVEKGLAKNTVVSYERDLKSYVKYLQNVEQTKTFHEVTRLHIVNFLQHLKENGKSSKTLARHIASIRSFHQFLLRERAVEHDPSVHIETPQGERKLPKVLSIDEVEALLQTPKTASAFGIRDKAMLELLYATGLRVSELIALNLEDVHLTMGFVRCIGKGNKERIIPLGSLATEAIQKYIEKGRRELMGKKAVDALFLNHHGNRLSRQGFWKILKRLAKEANIAKELTPHTLRHSFATHLLENGADLRAVQEMLGHADISTTQIYTHVSKTRLKDVYKQFHPRA; translated from the coding sequence GCGATTTAAAAAGCTATGTGAAGTATTTGCAAAATGTAGAACAAACGAAGACGTTTCATGAAGTGACACGCTTGCATATTGTTAACTTTTTGCAGCATTTAAAAGAAAACGGGAAATCTTCAAAAACATTGGCGCGTCATATTGCATCGATTCGTTCGTTTCATCAATTTTTACTTCGTGAACGAGCAGTGGAGCATGACCCATCGGTACATATTGAAACGCCACAAGGGGAACGGAAATTACCAAAAGTATTATCAATCGACGAAGTGGAAGCATTGCTTCAAACACCGAAAACGGCAAGTGCTTTTGGGATTCGTGATAAGGCAATGTTAGAGTTGTTGTATGCAACAGGACTTCGTGTTTCAGAATTAATTGCATTAAATTTAGAAGATGTGCACTTAACGATGGGATTTGTTCGCTGTATCGGGAAAGGGAACAAAGAAAGAATTATTCCACTAGGAAGCTTAGCGACAGAAGCGATTCAAAAGTATATTGAAAAAGGAAGAAGAGAATTGATGGGTAAAAAAGCAGTAGATGCGCTCTTTTTAAACCATCATGGTAATCGATTATCGAGACAGGGATTTTGGAAAATTTTAAAACGGCTAGCGAAAGAAGCGAATATTGCAAAAGAGCTTACACCGCATACGTTGCGTCACTCTTTTGCTACGCATCTATTAGAAAATGGGGCAGATTTGCGTGCTGTACAGGAAATGCTTGGACATGCAGATATTTCGACGACACAAATTTATACGCACGTTTCAAAAACTAGATTAAAAGATGTATATAAACAGTTTCACCCGAGAGCATAG
- a CDS encoding FixH family protein, with the protein MKKLIITLFIAMLALAGCNTNKEEPKKGQKLEGIDVAVQTNPKEIKPGEKTEVQALVTQGKERVTDADDVKFEIWKDGDEKHEMLDGKHKGKGVYAVEKTFETDGVYHIIPHTNARDIHVMPEHKVAVGNAKVEDAKKESGDHNAGHGDHKSDTMIHLMAGDIKANAESTMKVHLKQKEEALTGAEVQLEIWKDGVEKHEFIPAKEGNKGEYESKHTFKENGAYKVKVHVRKGELHEHKEETVEVK; encoded by the coding sequence ATGAAAAAACTTATTATTACATTATTTATCGCGATGCTAGCATTGGCTGGCTGTAATACAAACAAAGAAGAACCGAAAAAAGGACAGAAACTTGAAGGTATAGACGTAGCGGTTCAAACGAATCCGAAAGAAATTAAACCTGGTGAAAAAACAGAAGTACAAGCACTTGTTACACAAGGAAAAGAAAGAGTAACGGATGCTGATGACGTAAAGTTTGAGATTTGGAAAGATGGCGACGAGAAACACGAGATGTTAGATGGTAAGCATAAAGGAAAAGGTGTTTATGCAGTAGAGAAAACATTTGAAACTGATGGAGTATATCATATTATTCCTCATACAAATGCACGTGATATACACGTTATGCCAGAACACAAAGTTGCTGTAGGGAATGCGAAAGTAGAAGATGCGAAAAAAGAAAGTGGTGATCATAATGCAGGACACGGTGATCATAAAAGTGACACAATGATTCATCTTATGGCCGGTGACATAAAAGCAAATGCTGAATCAACAATGAAAGTCCATTTAAAACAAAAAGAAGAAGCGTTAACTGGTGCTGAAGTACAACTTGAGATTTGGAAAGACGGCGTTGAAAAACACGAATTTATTCCGGCGAAAGAAGGGAATAAAGGGGAGTATGAAAGTAAACATACTTTCAAAGAGAATGGTGCTTATAAAGTGAAAGTTCATGTAAGAAAAGGTGAACTACATGAACATAAAGAAGAAACAGTAGAAGTAAAATAA
- the deoB gene encoding phosphopentomutase, with translation MNKYKRIFLVVMDSVGIGEAPDAEQFGDLGSDTIGHIAEHMNGLHMPNMVKLGLGNIREMKGISKVEKPLGYYTKMQEKSTGKDTMTGHWEIMGLYIDTPFQVFPEGFPKELLDELEEKTGRKIIGNKPASGTEVLVELGQEQMETGSLIVYTSADSVLQIAAHEEVVPLEELYKICKIARELTLDEKYMVGRVIARPFVGEPGNFTRTPNRHDYALKPFGRTVMNELKDSDYDVIAIGKIADIYDGEGVTESLRTKSNMDGMDKLVDTLNMDFTGISFLNLVDFDALFGHRRDPQGYGEALQEYDARLPEVFEKLKEDDLLLITADHGNDPVHPGTDHTREYVPLLAYSPSMKEGGQELSLRQTFADIGATVAENFNVKMPEHGTSFLNELKK, from the coding sequence ATGAATAAATATAAACGTATTTTCCTAGTCGTAATGGACTCTGTGGGAATCGGTGAAGCACCAGATGCTGAGCAGTTTGGTGATTTAGGTTCTGATACAATTGGTCATATCGCTGAACATATGAATGGATTACACATGCCAAACATGGTGAAATTAGGCCTTGGTAATATTCGTGAAATGAAAGGAATCTCTAAAGTAGAGAAACCGCTTGGATATTATACAAAAATGCAAGAGAAATCTACAGGTAAAGATACAATGACAGGTCACTGGGAAATCATGGGCCTTTACATTGATACACCATTCCAAGTGTTTCCTGAAGGATTCCCGAAAGAATTACTTGATGAATTAGAAGAAAAGACAGGTCGTAAAATTATCGGTAATAAACCAGCCTCTGGAACAGAGGTACTTGTTGAGCTTGGTCAAGAACAAATGGAAACAGGTTCTTTAATTGTTTACACTTCTGCTGATAGTGTATTACAGATCGCAGCTCATGAAGAAGTAGTACCACTTGAAGAGCTATATAAAATTTGTAAAATCGCACGTGAATTAACATTAGATGAGAAGTACATGGTAGGGCGTGTTATTGCTCGTCCGTTTGTTGGAGAGCCAGGAAACTTCACACGTACACCAAATCGTCATGACTATGCGTTAAAACCATTTGGTCGCACAGTAATGAATGAACTTAAAGATAGCGATTATGATGTAATTGCTATTGGTAAAATTGCTGACATTTATGATGGAGAAGGTGTAACTGAATCACTTCGTACGAAATCAAATATGGATGGAATGGACAAGCTTGTAGATACATTAAATATGGACTTTACAGGTATTAGCTTCTTAAACTTAGTTGACTTTGATGCCTTATTTGGTCATCGTCGTGACCCACAAGGGTACGGAGAAGCATTGCAAGAATATGACGCACGTCTTCCAGAAGTATTCGAAAAACTAAAAGAAGATGATCTATTATTAATTACAGCAGACCATGGTAATGATCCAGTACATCCTGGTACTGATCATACACGTGAATATGTACCGTTATTAGCATATAGCCCAAGCATGAAAGAAGGCGGACAAGAGTTATCACTTCGTCAAACATTTGCTGATATTGGTGCAACTGTAGCAGAAAACTTTAATGTTAAAATGCCAGAACATGGAACAAGCTTCTTAAACGAGCTAAAGAAATAG
- a CDS encoding purine-nucleoside phosphorylase — translation MNRELITKSASYLKEKFQETPQVGLILGSGLGVLADEIENAVTVPYSEIPEFPVSTVEGHAGQLVFGTLQGVTVVAMQGRFHFYEGYDMQKVTFPVRVMKELGVETVVVTNAAGGVNTSFEPGDLMLISDHINFMGTNPLIGPNDSEMGVRFPDMSTSYTPELREMAKQVAADLNIKVQEGVYVGMTGPVYETPAEIRMLRTLGGDAVGMSTVPEVIVARHAGMKVLGISCISNMAAGILDQPLHHDEVIETTERVKANFLALVKAIVKQMKG, via the coding sequence ATGAATCGTGAACTAATTACAAAATCAGCTTCATACTTAAAAGAGAAATTTCAAGAGACACCACAAGTAGGACTAATCCTTGGATCTGGACTAGGTGTATTAGCAGATGAAATCGAGAACGCAGTAACAGTACCATACAGTGAAATCCCTGAATTCCCAGTTTCAACTGTAGAAGGACATGCAGGTCAACTTGTATTCGGTACACTTCAAGGTGTAACAGTAGTAGCAATGCAAGGACGTTTCCATTTCTACGAAGGATACGATATGCAAAAAGTAACATTCCCAGTTCGTGTTATGAAAGAACTAGGTGTAGAAACAGTTGTTGTAACGAACGCAGCTGGTGGTGTAAATACATCATTTGAACCAGGCGATCTTATGTTAATTTCAGACCATATTAACTTCATGGGTACGAACCCATTAATCGGACCAAATGATTCTGAAATGGGTGTACGTTTCCCTGATATGTCTACATCATATACGCCAGAACTTCGCGAAATGGCGAAACAAGTTGCAGCAGATTTAAATATTAAAGTACAAGAAGGTGTATATGTTGGAATGACAGGTCCTGTATATGAAACACCTGCTGAAATTCGTATGCTTCGTACACTTGGCGGAGATGCAGTTGGTATGTCAACAGTACCAGAAGTAATTGTAGCTCGTCATGCAGGTATGAAAGTACTAGGTATTTCTTGTATTTCAAATATGGCAGCTGGTATTTTAGATCAACCACTTCACCACGATGAAGTAATTGAAACGACAGAACGTGTTAAAGCTAATTTCTTAGCATTAGTAAAAGCAATTGTAAAACAAATGAAGGGGTGA
- a CDS encoding pyrimidine-nucleoside phosphorylase produces the protein MRMVDLIAKKRDGHALTTEEINFIVEGYTNGSIPDYQMSSLAMAIFFQDMNDQERADLTMAMVNSGDTIDLSAIEGVKVDKHSTGGVGDTTTLVLGPLVAALGVPVAKMSGRGLGHTGGTIDKLEAVPGFHVEIENDEFMRLVNENKIAVIGQSGNLTPADKKLYALRDVTATVNSIPLIASSIMSKKIAAGADAIVLDVKTGAGAFMKTDEDAKRLAEAMVRIGNNVGRNTMAVISDMSQPLGEAIGNALEVQEAIDTLQGKGPKDLEELCLTLGSQMVYLAGQASSLEDAREKLIEVMNNGKALESFKTFLSAQGGDASVVDDPSKLPQAQFKIEVEAKEDGYVSEIVADEIGTAAMLLGAGRATKESEIDLAVGLMLRKKVGDSVKKGDSLVTIYANRENVEDVKAKIYENMKIAKDHVDAPTLVHGIVTK, from the coding sequence ATGAGAATGGTGGACCTAATTGCAAAAAAACGTGATGGACATGCATTAACGACAGAAGAAATTAACTTTATCGTTGAAGGATATACAAATGGTAGTATTCCAGATTATCAAATGAGTTCACTTGCAATGGCAATTTTCTTCCAAGATATGAATGATCAAGAACGTGCAGATTTAACGATGGCAATGGTAAATAGCGGTGATACAATTGACTTATCAGCCATTGAAGGGGTAAAAGTAGATAAGCATTCAACGGGTGGAGTTGGTGATACAACGACACTTGTATTAGGTCCATTAGTAGCTGCTTTAGGTGTACCAGTTGCGAAAATGTCTGGACGAGGTCTAGGACATACGGGTGGTACAATTGATAAATTAGAAGCAGTACCAGGATTCCATGTGGAAATTGAAAATGATGAATTCATGCGTCTTGTAAATGAAAATAAAATCGCTGTTATTGGTCAAAGTGGAAACTTAACACCTGCTGATAAAAAGTTATATGCGCTTCGTGATGTAACTGCAACAGTAAATTCAATTCCTCTTATCGCTAGCTCAATTATGAGTAAGAAAATTGCTGCTGGTGCAGATGCAATTGTTCTTGATGTAAAAACTGGAGCAGGCGCGTTTATGAAAACGGATGAAGATGCAAAGCGTTTAGCAGAAGCAATGGTACGCATCGGTAATAACGTTGGTCGTAATACGATGGCGGTTATTTCTGATATGAGTCAGCCGCTTGGTGAAGCAATTGGTAATGCATTAGAAGTACAAGAAGCAATTGATACATTACAAGGTAAGGGACCGAAAGATTTAGAAGAGTTATGTTTAACACTTGGAAGTCAGATGGTGTACCTTGCTGGACAAGCTTCATCTTTAGAAGATGCACGTGAAAAGTTAATTGAAGTAATGAACAATGGTAAAGCGCTAGAATCATTTAAAACGTTCTTATCCGCGCAAGGCGGCGATGCATCTGTTGTTGATGATCCTTCTAAATTGCCACAAGCACAATTTAAAATTGAAGTGGAAGCGAAAGAAGACGGTTACGTATCGGAAATCGTTGCAGATGAAATCGGAACAGCAGCAATGCTTTTAGGAGCAGGGCGTGCAACGAAAGAGTCTGAAATTGATTTAGCAGTTGGTCTAATGCTTCGCAAAAAAGTAGGCGATAGCGTGAAAAAAGGTGACTCTCTTGTTACAATTTACGCAAACCGCGAAAATGTTGAAGACGTAAAAGCGAAAATTTATGAGAACATGAAAATCGCTAAAGATCACGTAGATGCACCAACTTTAGTACACGGAATTGTAACGAAGTAA
- the corA gene encoding magnesium/cobalt transporter CorA — protein MGEIMIRICAITKKNEVLYDVSLEETKKENIIWYWLDLYKPTKEEYTYILQDHFKFHPLAIEDCVEYVQRPKVDFYDGYNFLVLHAFGEDGLEPHEIDLFISDRYIVSFHFSHNNAIERVWKTLGEKKRIKKSPLHVAHTIIDQIVDDYFAPVYYIEDHLNAIDDNLTGETAGSVLEEVFDIRADLSKLRRTIIPMRDLLYRILNSTRFYGISDHEIYFKDIHDHLLKLTEMIEASRELTADIRDSYFSLNSHHMNNIMKTLTVFSTIFMPLTFIAGVYGMNFAHMPELGGKYSYFICLILMALIGGGMMAWFYKKGWFK, from the coding sequence ATGGGTGAAATTATGATTAGAATTTGTGCAATAACGAAAAAAAATGAAGTTTTATATGATGTTTCGCTAGAAGAAACGAAAAAAGAGAACATCATATGGTATTGGCTTGATTTATATAAGCCAACGAAAGAGGAGTATACATATATTTTACAAGATCACTTCAAGTTCCATCCCCTTGCAATTGAAGATTGTGTAGAGTATGTACAGAGACCAAAGGTAGATTTTTATGATGGATATAACTTTTTAGTTCTTCATGCATTCGGAGAAGACGGATTAGAACCGCATGAAATCGATTTATTTATTAGTGATCGATATATAGTCTCTTTCCATTTCTCTCATAACAATGCGATTGAAAGAGTATGGAAAACGCTCGGTGAAAAGAAACGTATTAAGAAGAGCCCTTTGCATGTAGCACATACAATTATTGACCAAATTGTAGATGATTATTTCGCACCTGTTTATTACATTGAAGACCATTTAAATGCAATTGATGATAATTTAACGGGTGAGACAGCAGGAAGTGTGCTAGAAGAAGTATTTGATATTCGTGCAGATTTATCTAAGCTAAGGCGTACGATTATTCCGATGCGTGATTTATTGTATCGTATATTAAATTCAACACGTTTTTACGGTATAAGCGATCATGAAATTTATTTTAAAGATATACATGATCATTTGCTTAAACTGACAGAGATGATTGAAGCGAGCCGTGAATTAACAGCAGATATTCGAGATAGTTACTTTTCGTTGAATTCCCACCATATGAACAATATTATGAAAACATTAACTGTTTTCTCAACTATTTTCATGCCGTTAACATTTATTGCAGGGGTATACGGCATGAACTTCGCACATATGCCAGAGCTTGGCGGGAAGTATAGTTATTTTATTTGCTTAATTTTAATGGCATTAATTGGCGGCGGAATGATGGCTTGGTTTTATAAAAAAGGTTGGTTTAAGTAA
- a CDS encoding NCS2 family permease, with protein sequence MKGILERTFKLDLHQTSPKQEVLAGVTSFFTIVYIMIVNASILSDAGIPLEAGILATVFSSFVGCLLMAFWANAPAILVPGMGVNAFFTYTAVHTLGLTWQEALAAVFIAGIIFTIAAFTPIARVLSVSIPKSLKEAITVGIGLFLAFIGLQKGGLVVSHPNTAVAMGKLSSPVVLATLLTLIVALVLFARNVRGSFLWTIAIGTGIAWLFGLVDTSQMGNSSFSFANYGDVFGAMSFGKLSSLPFWIATFSLSMVLIFENMGLLHGLLEDDRKFPRAYQANAISAMTCGLFGTSPTVSTVESAAGITAGGKTGLTSIVTGLLFFASLFALPFVKIIPDSAIAPILIIIGGLMITSIQQIPLNDFSEGFPAFLIIVMIPLTYSIADGIAFGFIAYPILKVALGKRKEVAPSMYIITCLFLAMFVLHAIG encoded by the coding sequence ATGAAAGGAATACTTGAAAGAACATTTAAATTAGACTTACACCAAACATCACCAAAACAAGAAGTTTTAGCTGGAGTCACGTCATTTTTCACAATTGTTTATATTATGATTGTAAATGCGTCAATCTTATCAGATGCCGGCATTCCTCTTGAGGCAGGAATTTTGGCAACTGTTTTTAGTTCATTTGTCGGATGTCTACTCATGGCATTTTGGGCAAATGCACCTGCTATTCTTGTCCCTGGTATGGGTGTAAATGCATTCTTCACGTACACTGCTGTGCATACGCTCGGTTTAACTTGGCAAGAAGCATTGGCAGCTGTTTTTATCGCCGGTATTATTTTTACAATTGCTGCTTTTACACCGATTGCTCGCGTGCTTTCGGTATCGATTCCAAAGTCATTAAAGGAAGCGATCACTGTCGGTATCGGGTTGTTTTTAGCTTTCATCGGCTTGCAAAAAGGTGGTTTAGTCGTTTCGCATCCTAATACTGCTGTTGCAATGGGAAAATTAAGTAGTCCTGTCGTTCTTGCCACACTACTTACTCTTATTGTCGCACTTGTACTATTTGCGCGTAACGTACGTGGAAGCTTTTTATGGACGATTGCAATTGGAACTGGTATTGCATGGCTGTTTGGTCTTGTTGATACGAGTCAAATGGGAAATAGTTCGTTTTCATTCGCTAATTATGGCGATGTGTTTGGAGCTATGTCATTTGGGAAACTTTCTTCCTTGCCATTTTGGATTGCAACATTCTCCTTAAGCATGGTGCTTATTTTTGAGAACATGGGACTTTTACATGGTTTATTAGAAGATGATCGTAAATTCCCACGTGCTTACCAAGCAAATGCAATTTCAGCAATGACATGTGGTCTATTTGGCACAAGCCCTACCGTTTCAACAGTAGAGAGTGCCGCAGGTATTACTGCAGGCGGAAAGACAGGTCTGACGTCTATCGTTACAGGGTTGTTATTCTTCGCATCACTGTTTGCGCTTCCGTTTGTCAAAATAATTCCTGACAGTGCCATTGCACCAATCTTAATTATTATTGGCGGGCTGATGATTACAAGCATTCAACAAATTCCTCTGAACGACTTTTCAGAAGGATTTCCAGCGTTTTTAATTATCGTTATGATCCCGCTCACATATAGTATCGCTGATGGCATTGCGTTCGGATTTATTGCTTATCCTATCTTGAAAGTTGCACTTGGAAAGCGTAAAGAAGTCGCACCGTCCATGTATATTATTACATGCTTATTCTTAGCCATGTTCGTATTACACGCTATTGGCTAA
- a CDS encoding SIMPL domain-containing protein, protein MQSGMNPYLHNIRTTNTGKEATITVQGEGIIKAKPNVVILTLGIRTDSKNVKQAQEENAVQSKQLLDALKQLGIADKDIETISYTITPQYEYVNDKALLQGYRVEHLYEITVLNVQKAGEVYDIAVTNGANVAKGLRFRISHPNKYYEQALIQALQQAVDKARTIASTYNLNINPVPLSLVEESAQLPREISSYATLHAQAAPPIQSGELEIISSIRAIFTYL, encoded by the coding sequence ATGCAAAGTGGAATGAATCCGTATTTACATAATATCCGTACGACGAATACTGGTAAAGAAGCTACTATTACTGTACAAGGAGAAGGCATTATAAAGGCAAAACCAAATGTTGTCATATTAACACTGGGCATTCGAACAGATAGTAAAAATGTAAAACAGGCGCAAGAAGAAAATGCAGTGCAATCGAAACAATTGCTTGATGCCCTCAAACAGCTAGGTATTGCCGATAAAGATATAGAAACCATTTCTTATACAATTACTCCTCAATACGAATATGTAAATGATAAAGCATTACTACAAGGCTACCGTGTGGAGCATTTGTATGAAATTACCGTTTTAAATGTGCAAAAAGCAGGGGAAGTATATGATATAGCCGTTACAAATGGTGCAAACGTAGCAAAAGGATTACGTTTTCGAATATCTCATCCAAATAAATATTATGAGCAAGCTCTCATTCAAGCTCTGCAACAAGCAGTAGACAAAGCTCGTACAATTGCGAGTACCTACAATTTAAATATTAATCCTGTTCCCCTCTCACTCGTTGAAGAATCTGCCCAATTACCACGGGAGATCTCATCATATGCTACTTTGCATGCGCAAGCAGCTCCGCCCATTCAATCAGGAGAACTAGAAATCATTTCATCTATAAGGGCAATCTTTACGTATTTATAA
- a CDS encoding MarR family winged helix-turn-helix transcriptional regulator, with protein MNENRETLILDLSASFRKMIRLLQNDINTRFSEHMPYNEFSVLRALFLKSPQMASQIASEVNVTSSHITAVTDRLVRKGFVERKRSNSDRRIVYLEITENGREVTEKLEAVRKEYYKEKFKGWSDQEIEMVLELFGRVL; from the coding sequence GTGAACGAAAATAGAGAAACACTGATTTTAGATCTATCTGCATCATTTCGAAAGATGATACGTTTATTACAAAATGATATTAATACACGTTTTTCAGAGCATATGCCATATAATGAATTCTCTGTATTACGTGCGTTATTTTTAAAAAGTCCACAGATGGCTTCGCAAATTGCGAGTGAAGTAAACGTAACCTCCAGTCATATTACAGCTGTAACAGATCGTCTCGTGCGAAAAGGGTTTGTTGAAAGAAAACGTTCAAATTCGGACCGTCGTATCGTATACTTAGAAATTACTGAAAACGGACGAGAAGTAACTGAAAAGCTTGAAGCTGTGCGTAAAGAATATTATAAAGAGAAATTTAAAGGTTGGAGCGACCAAGAGATAGAAATGGTTTTAGAACTATTTGGCCGCGTATTATAA